One Poecilia reticulata strain Guanapo linkage group LG4, Guppy_female_1.0+MT, whole genome shotgun sequence genomic window carries:
- the atpaf1 gene encoding ATP synthase mitochondrial F1 complex assembly factor 1: MWDGSDGKMSAALIQMSCLYRGMLAVRATGTRTLIPGLVPQQFRAFSVRKDPELEENPFYSKYQDKIQKLRSVKPQEYKERLEKRHEVKNDVLGHSKQAEFVQVMEQEFEKRDKMASGDGASGAFTKNKTLGSILNLEMIKDKTGEEISQLWMQFYSTKDTISAAIPSQMYEVIFRRSKSCPMFLYALPQKEGYEFFVGQWSRHELHFTSLINIQTLGENAPSQLILYHYPELKEEKGVVLMTAEMDPKFITVHQAQCLANQVQLFYGTQRQETYRLVETFNHQPEDFKHMSVIAELEQSGLGSAGAPGGS, from the exons ATGTGGGACGGCAGCGATGGAAAGATGTCGGCGGCCTTGATCCAGATGTCATGTCTCTATCGGGGCATGTTGGCCGTCAGGGCCACTGGCACCAGGACGCTGATTCCCGGGCTGGTCCCACAACAGTTTCGGGCCTTCTCTGTACGAAAGGATCCGGAACTGGAGGAGAATCCGTTCTACAGCAAGTACCAGGACAAGATCCAGAAGCTGCGCAG TGTGAAACCCCAGGAATATAAGGAGCGCCTGGAGAAGCGGCATGAGGTCAAGAATGACGTCCTGGGACACTCCAAGCAGGCGGAGTTCGTCCAGGTCATGGAGCAGGAG TTTGAGAAAAGAGATAAGATGGCGTCTGGTGATGGAGCRTCTGgagcttttacaaaaaacaag ACATTAGGTTCCATCCTTAACCTGGAGATGATCAAGGACAAAACTGGCGAGGAGATCTCACAG CTTTGGATGCAGTTTTATTCAACCAAAGACACGATCAGCGCCGCCATTCCA TCCCAGATGTATGAGGTGATTTTCCGCAGATCCAAGTCCTGCCCCATG TTCCTTTACGCTCTGCCTCAGAAGGAGGGCTATGAGTTCTTTGTGGGTCAGTGGTCCAGACACGAGCTGCATTTTACTTCACTCATAAACATCCAG ACGCTTGGCGAGAACGCTCCGAGTCAGCTGATCCTCTACCACTACCCggagctgaaggaggagaaggGCGTCGTGCTCATGACAGCAGAGATGGATCCCAAGTTCATY aCTGTCCACCAGGCTCAGTGCTTGGCCAATCAGGTGCAGCTGTTCTACGGCACACAGAGGCAGGAGACGTACCGATTGGTGGAGACGTTTAACCACCAGCCCGAAGACTTTAAGCACATGTCGGTGATAGCAGAGCTGGAGCAGAGCGGGCTGGGGTCAGCAGGCGCCCCGGGGGGCTCCTGA